A DNA window from Streptomyces canus contains the following coding sequences:
- a CDS encoding DUF3626 domain-containing protein, whose product MNPVGSARARAALNHVAAVSEGPAVAPDVRITLNFHPDRVARGLPLLEALAQDGAYHSQFVTGTSNGGLTAHPGGDRWRWESRIFGGAYDDADAHDRPVYGALNFRRQVVGAAPRFGSSHFRLSGEPLARATFCYPDSAAEPVHFGIAAGMSLIALAEADEQDALDDYIEAQVHGGVDLARDVEALVLDASYRNTPVEAAAHLLPVPVEWHPGYRITVAELHRHAHYRGQEYADLGASIAEDGMVDPRIIGDAARTGRYELQHLKMVWHTLARFGAPEATARAEEAAGGRTPVVSSPGV is encoded by the coding sequence GTGAATCCAGTGGGGTCGGCACGAGCACGGGCAGCGCTGAACCATGTGGCGGCCGTCTCGGAGGGGCCGGCCGTCGCCCCGGACGTGCGCATCACGCTGAACTTCCATCCGGACCGCGTGGCGCGCGGCCTGCCCCTCCTGGAGGCTCTGGCCCAGGACGGTGCCTACCACTCGCAGTTCGTCACCGGCACGAGCAACGGCGGGCTGACCGCGCACCCCGGCGGCGACCGCTGGCGCTGGGAGAGCCGGATCTTCGGCGGTGCCTACGACGACGCCGACGCCCATGACCGGCCCGTGTACGGCGCGCTGAACTTCCGTCGTCAAGTGGTGGGCGCGGCCCCGCGGTTCGGCTCCTCGCACTTCCGGCTGTCCGGCGAGCCGCTGGCCCGCGCCACCTTCTGCTACCCAGACAGCGCCGCCGAGCCGGTCCACTTCGGGATCGCCGCAGGCATGTCCCTGATCGCCCTCGCGGAGGCGGACGAGCAGGACGCCCTCGACGACTACATCGAGGCCCAGGTGCACGGCGGCGTCGACCTGGCCCGCGACGTGGAGGCCCTCGTCCTGGACGCGAGCTACCGGAACACTCCTGTCGAGGCGGCGGCACACCTGCTGCCCGTCCCCGTCGAGTGGCACCCCGGCTACCGCATCACCGTCGCCGAACTGCACCGCCACGCCCACTACCGCGGACAGGAGTACGCCGACCTGGGCGCGAGCATCGCCGAGGACGGCATGGTCGACCCGCGCATCATCGGCGACGCCGCCCGGACGGGCCGCTACGAACTCCAGCACCTGAAAATGGTCTGGCACACACTGGCTCGCTTCGGGGCGCCGGAGGCGACGGCTCGTGCGGAGGAGGCCGCGGGGGGCCGGACGCCGGTGGTGAGCAGTCCGGGCGTGTAG
- a CDS encoding phosphotransferase family protein, which produces MPDADRTAAEQGEGGGTLVDSWEWARRVLEGAGLDPGRLAGLRPLSGGTYNTVEELLLTDGTRYVLKVPPASTVPGLRYERELLVSEAEFYRAAAVAEVAAPHVVALGEEAAVPHLLMTACPGEPWDGSVAEAERAPLRRELGRQVARLHTVTGPGFGYPSGALGPLAPDWRTAFTAMIEAVLDDARDYGARLPRSVDQVASTLRAGFPALDEVTVPALVHFDLWDGNILLDRRADGELCIGGLIDGERMLWGDPLADFVSLALLGDIKKDEAFLAGYREEGGRAEFDVPARVRLALYRAYLYLIMLTETVPRAVDDEKERWVQSAVAPELVAALDEIEALARVAGA; this is translated from the coding sequence ATGCCCGACGCCGACCGGACGGCTGCCGAGCAGGGAGAAGGGGGCGGGACGTTGGTGGACTCCTGGGAATGGGCCCGACGGGTGCTGGAGGGCGCGGGTCTCGACCCCGGCCGCCTCGCCGGGCTGCGGCCGCTGAGCGGCGGCACGTACAACACCGTCGAGGAACTCCTGCTGACCGACGGCACCCGTTACGTCCTCAAGGTCCCGCCCGCGTCCACCGTTCCCGGCCTGCGCTACGAGCGTGAACTCCTGGTCTCCGAGGCCGAGTTCTACCGAGCCGCCGCCGTGGCCGAGGTCGCGGCGCCGCACGTCGTGGCCCTCGGCGAGGAGGCCGCCGTACCGCACCTGCTGATGACCGCGTGTCCCGGCGAGCCCTGGGACGGCTCGGTGGCCGAAGCCGAACGGGCTCCGCTGCGAAGGGAGTTGGGCCGCCAGGTGGCCCGGCTGCACACGGTGACCGGGCCGGGCTTCGGCTACCCCTCCGGTGCTCTCGGTCCGCTGGCCCCCGACTGGCGGACCGCCTTCACCGCCATGATCGAGGCCGTCCTGGACGACGCCCGGGACTACGGAGCGCGGCTGCCCCGCTCCGTCGACCAGGTGGCGAGCACACTGAGGGCCGGCTTCCCCGCCCTCGACGAGGTCACGGTCCCGGCCCTGGTCCACTTCGACCTGTGGGACGGCAACATCCTGCTGGACCGCCGGGCGGACGGGGAGCTTTGCATCGGCGGGCTCATCGACGGGGAGCGGATGCTCTGGGGCGACCCCCTCGCCGACTTCGTGTCCCTGGCGCTGCTCGGGGACATCAAGAAGGACGAGGCGTTCCTCGCGGGCTACCGGGAGGAGGGCGGCCGGGCGGAGTTCGACGTGCCGGCCCGGGTGCGCCTGGCCCTCTACCGCGCCTACCTCTACCTGATCATGCTCACCGAGACCGTCCCGCGGGCGGTCGACGACGAGAAGGAACGCTGGGTCCAGTCGGCGGTCGCACCGGAACTCGTCGCCGCCCTGGACGAGATCGAGGCCCTCGCCCGGGTCGCAGGAGCCTGA
- a CDS encoding ROK family protein, giving the protein MNGRTVRDLRRANRTAVLQRLYFDGPLSRFELGPVTGLSSGSVSNVVADLVADGLLEEAGSVDSDGGRPRTLLRVAPGSGHMIGVDVGETRVRVELFDLTLTELARAERPLTQKSYDVEAIVGHIRDGIAEVLAGTGTEPEALLGVGIGVPGIVAHTPRSGAVVHGQTIGWDAVPLEALLRTGSLLPGSVRYFIDNGAKTLGQAEMWFGGGRGARSAVVVLFGSGVGACLVTPEVEQGRAVEWGHLTVRVRGRRCRCGALGCLEAYAGAESLLERWREAGGRPPEGADEETALAAMLTAAHPAEGTEADPVALAVLEETAEYLGAGLSDLINLFQPERIIVGGWAGLQLGARFLPAVRRHATAYALRYPAEKVTVDLGRLGPDAVTVGAAILPLADFFARGGRRPEPTPEGPAPAWRTALEERAPH; this is encoded by the coding sequence TTGAACGGACGCACCGTACGCGATCTCAGACGCGCCAACCGCACTGCCGTACTGCAACGCCTCTACTTCGACGGCCCCCTCAGCCGCTTCGAACTCGGCCCGGTCACCGGGCTCAGCTCCGGCTCCGTCAGCAATGTCGTCGCCGACCTGGTGGCCGACGGCCTGCTGGAGGAGGCCGGCAGCGTCGACTCCGACGGCGGACGCCCCCGCACCCTGCTGCGGGTGGCCCCCGGCAGCGGCCACATGATCGGCGTCGACGTCGGCGAGACCCGGGTGCGCGTCGAGCTGTTCGACCTCACCCTCACCGAACTCGCCCGCGCCGAACGCCCGTTGACCCAGAAGAGCTACGACGTCGAGGCCATCGTCGGGCACATCCGCGACGGCATCGCCGAGGTGCTCGCCGGTACCGGGACCGAGCCCGAGGCGCTGCTCGGCGTCGGCATCGGTGTGCCCGGCATCGTCGCGCACACCCCCCGCAGCGGGGCCGTCGTGCACGGCCAGACCATCGGCTGGGACGCAGTCCCGCTGGAGGCACTGCTGCGCACCGGCTCCCTGCTGCCCGGCAGCGTCCGGTACTTCATCGACAACGGCGCCAAGACCCTCGGCCAGGCCGAGATGTGGTTCGGTGGCGGCCGCGGCGCTCGCAGCGCCGTCGTGGTCCTCTTCGGCTCCGGCGTCGGCGCCTGTCTGGTGACGCCCGAGGTGGAGCAGGGCCGGGCGGTCGAATGGGGGCATCTGACCGTACGCGTCAGGGGGCGCCGCTGCCGCTGCGGTGCTCTCGGCTGCCTGGAGGCCTACGCCGGCGCCGAGTCGCTGCTCGAGCGCTGGCGGGAAGCGGGCGGCCGCCCGCCCGAGGGCGCCGACGAGGAGACCGCGCTGGCCGCGATGCTCACCGCCGCCCATCCGGCCGAGGGCACCGAGGCCGACCCGGTGGCCCTCGCCGTCCTGGAGGAGACCGCCGAGTACCTGGGCGCGGGCCTGTCCGACCTGATCAACCTCTTCCAGCCCGAGCGGATCATCGTGGGCGGCTGGGCCGGGCTCCAGCTCGGCGCCCGGTTCCTGCCCGCCGTACGGCGCCACGCGACGGCGTACGCGCTGCGGTACCCGGCCGAGAAGGTCACCGTCGACCTCGGCCGTCTCGGGCCCGACGCGGTCACCGTCGGCGCGGCCATCCTTCCGCTCGCCGACTTCTTCGCCCGCGGCGGACGGCGACCCGAACCCACCCCCGAGGGACCGGCACCGGCCTGGCGGACGGCCCTGGAGGAGCGGGCCCCGCACTGA
- a CDS encoding SDR family oxidoreductase: MSTSTGSRIVVTGATGNVGTSVVRLLSEDPEVGSVRGLARRIPDWSPARTEWSAVDLASEQTDLTEEFAGADAVVHLAWAFQPTHDPAMTWRTNVLGSIQVFEAVAAAKVPTLVHASSVGAYSPGPKEHAVDESWPTHGWPDAAYCREKAYLERALDTFERDHPAVRVVRMRPAFLFKRESASEQRRIFGGRFLPGQLARPDLLPFLPDIPGLRVQALHTDDAAQAYALAVRSDVRGAFNLAGEPPVDAELLAGMLDARPVRLPRTAARSAIAAAWGLHLLPASPHLFDAVLRLPLMDCTRARTELGWHPEHTATEVLEEFLHGMQQGAGARTEPMKGRKVG; this comes from the coding sequence GTGAGCACTTCAACCGGCAGCAGGATCGTGGTCACGGGCGCCACCGGCAACGTGGGAACCAGCGTGGTGCGCCTACTCTCCGAGGATCCGGAGGTCGGCTCCGTACGGGGCCTGGCCCGGCGGATCCCGGACTGGTCGCCCGCGCGGACCGAGTGGTCCGCGGTCGACCTGGCATCGGAACAGACCGACCTGACCGAGGAGTTCGCGGGCGCCGACGCGGTGGTCCATCTGGCGTGGGCGTTCCAGCCGACGCACGACCCGGCGATGACCTGGCGCACCAACGTCCTCGGCTCGATCCAGGTGTTCGAGGCGGTCGCGGCGGCCAAGGTGCCGACGCTGGTGCACGCGTCGTCCGTGGGCGCCTACTCCCCGGGTCCGAAGGAGCACGCGGTGGACGAGTCGTGGCCGACGCACGGCTGGCCGGACGCCGCGTACTGCCGGGAGAAGGCGTATCTGGAGCGCGCCCTGGACACCTTCGAGCGCGACCACCCCGCCGTCCGGGTCGTACGGATGCGTCCGGCGTTCCTCTTCAAGCGGGAGTCGGCGAGCGAGCAGCGCCGCATCTTCGGCGGCCGTTTCCTGCCGGGCCAGCTGGCGCGGCCCGATCTGCTGCCCTTCCTCCCCGACATTCCCGGTCTGCGCGTGCAGGCACTGCACACCGACGACGCCGCTCAGGCCTACGCACTGGCGGTGCGCTCGGACGTGCGGGGCGCCTTCAACCTGGCGGGCGAGCCGCCGGTCGACGCCGAGTTGCTGGCCGGGATGCTCGACGCCCGTCCCGTACGGCTGCCGCGCACCGCGGCCCGCTCGGCGATCGCGGCCGCGTGGGGCCTGCATCTGCTGCCCGCGTCCCCGCATCTGTTCGACGCGGTCCTGCGACTGCCGCTGATGGACTGCACCCGTGCGCGTACGGAACTCGGCTGGCACCCGGAGCACACGGCGACCGAGGTACTGGAGGAGTTCCTGCACGGGATGCAGCAGGGCGCGGGGGCGCGGACGGAGCCGATGAAGGGCCGCAAGGTCGGCTGA